From Ictidomys tridecemlineatus isolate mIctTri1 chromosome 2, mIctTri1.hap1, whole genome shotgun sequence, the proteins below share one genomic window:
- the Pnpla6 gene encoding patatin-like phospholipase domain-containing protein 6 isoform X2 has protein sequence MGTASHGLNTTSSGAEAKWDETRDVLAPSEEGPAGRTCGAQPVPFVPQVLGVMIGAGVAVLVTAVLILLVVRRLRVPKTPAPEGPRYRFRKRDKVLFYGRKIMRKVSQSTSSLVDASVSTTSRPRMKKKLKMLNIAKKILRIQKETPTLQRKEPPPAVLEADLTEGDLANSHLPSEVLYMLKNVRVLGHFEKPLFLELCRHMVFQRLGQGDYVFRPGQPDASIYVVQDGLLELCLPGPDGKECVVKEVVPGDSVNSLLSILDVITGHQHPQRTVSARAARDSTVLRLPVEAFSAVFTKYPESLVRVVQIIMVRLQRVTFLALHNYLGLTNELFSHEIQPLRLFPSPGLPSRTSPVRGSKRMISTSATEEPRETPGRPPDPTGSSLPGPIGDPTKPTSLEAPPAPLLSRCISMPVDISGLQGGPRSDFDMAYERGRISVSLQEEASGGPQAAPARTPTQEPREQPAGACEYSYCEDESASGGCPFGPYQGRQTSSIFEAAKRELAKLMRIEDPSLLNSRVLLHHAKAGTVIARQGDQDVSLHFVLWGCLHVYQRMIDKAEDVCLFVAQPGELVGQLAVLTGEPLIFTLRAQRDCTFLRISKSDFYEIMRAQPSVVLSAAHTVAARMSPFVRQMDFAIDWTAVEAGRALYRQGDRSDCTYIVLNGRLRSVIQRGSGKKELVGEYGRGDLIGVVEALTRQPRATTVHAVRDTELAKLPEGTLGHIKRRYPQVVTRLIHLLSQKILGNLQQLQGPFPAGSGLGVPPHSELTNPASNLSTVAVLPVCAEVPMMAFTLELQHALQAIGPTLLLNSDIIRARLGASALDSIQEFRLSGWLAQQEDAHRIVLYQTDASLTPWTVRCLRQADCILIVGLGDQEPTLGQLEQMLENTAVRALKQLVLLHREEGSGPTRTVEWLNMRSWCSGHLHLRCPRRLFSRRSPAKLHELYEKVFSKRADRHSDFSRLARVLTGNTIALVLGGGGARGCSHIGVLKALEEAGVPVDLVGGTSIGSFIGALYAEERSASRTKQRAREWAKSMTSVLEPVLDLTYPVTSMFTGSAFNRSIHRVFQDKQIEDLWLPYFNVTTDITASAMRVHKDGCVWRYVRASASYCPYLPPLCDPKDGHLLVDGCYVNNVPADIARSMGAKTVIAIDVGSQDETDLSTYGDSLSGWWLLWKRLNPWADKVKVPDMAEIQSRLAYVSCVRQLEVVKSSSYCEYLRPPIDCFKTMDFGKFDQIYDVGYQYGKAVFGGWSRGDVIEKMLTDRRSTDLNESRRADVLAFPSSGFTDLAEIVSRIEPPTSYVSDGCADGEESDCLTEYEEDAGPDCSRDEGGSPEGASPSTASEMEEEKTALRHRRFLPQEPPSSAADT, from the exons ATGGGGACAGCGAGTCACGGGCTGAATACGACTTCCTCGGGGGCGGAGGCGAAGTGGGATGAGACCCGGGACGTCCTTGCCCCCTCCGAGGAGGGCCCGGCCGGACGGACATGCGGTGCGCAGCCAGTGCCGTTCGTCCCACAGGTGCTGGGCGTGATGATCGGGGCCGGAGTGGCGGTGCTGGTCACGGCCGTGCTCATCCTCCTGGTGGTGCGGAGGCTGCGAGTGCCGA AAACCCCAGCCCCCGAAGGCCCCCGGTATCGGTTCCGGAAGAGGGACAAAGTGCTTTTCTATGGCCGGAAGATTATGCGGAAG GTGTCACAATCCACTTCCTCCCTGGTGGACGCCTCTGTCTCCACCACTTCCCGTCCCCGTATGAAGAAGAAACTTAAGATGCTCAACATTGCCAAGAA GATCCTGCGTATCCAGAAGGAGACACCAACACTTCAGCGGAAGGAGCCCCCGCCCGCAGTGCTGGAGGCTGACCTGACTGAGGGTGACCTGGCCAACTCCCACCTGCCCTCCGAGGTGCTATACATGCTCAAGAATGTCCG GGTGCTGGGCCACTTTGAGAAGCCACTCTTCCTGGAGCTGTGCCGGCACATGGTCTTCCAGCGGCTCGGCCAGGGGGACTATGTCTTTCGGCCAGGCCAGCCGGATGCCAGCATCTACGTGGTGCAGGATGGGCTGCTGGAGCTCTGCCTGCCAGGGCCT GATGGGAAGGAGTGTGTCGTGAAGGAAGTGGTCCCTGGAGACAGTGTCAACAGCCTCCTGAGCATCCTGGATGTCATCACT GGTCACCAGCATCCCCAGCGGACCGTGTCTGCCCGGGCAGCCCGTGACTCCACCGTGCTTCGGCTGCCTGTGGAGGCCTTCTCTGCCGTCTTCACCAAGTACCCCGAGAGCTTGGTGCGAGTGGTGCAG ATCATCATGGTAAGACTGCAGAGAGTCACCTTCCTGGCGCTTCACAACTACCTGGGTCTGACCAATGAGCTCTTCAGTCAC GAGATCCAGCCCTTACGCCTGTTCCCTAGCCCTGGCCTCCCAAGCCGCACCAGCCCAGTGCGTGGCTCCAAGAGGATGATCAGCACATCAGCTACCGAGGAGCCACGGGAGACCCCTGGCCGGCCGCCTGACCCCACTGGGTCCTCACTGCCTGGACCTATAG GGGACCCCACGAAGCCCACATCCTTGGAagcacccccagcccctctgctgagTCGCTGCATCTCCATGCCAGTGGACATCTCAG GCTTGCAGGGCGGCCCCCGCTCTGACTTCGACATGGCATATGAACGTGGCCGGATCTCTGTGTCCCTGCAAGAAGAGGCCTCTGGGGGGCCCCAGGCAGCCCCTGCTCGG ACCCCAACTCAGGAGCCCCGGGAGCAGCCAGCGGGCGCCTGTGAGTACAGCTACTGTGAGGACGAGTCAGCCAGCGGTGGCTGCCCCTTCGGGCCCTACCAGGGCCGCCAGACAAGCAGCATCTTTGAAGCGGCAAAGCGGGAACTGGCCAAGCTGATGCGGATTGAG gacCCCTCCCTCCTCAATAGCCGAGTTTTGCTGCATCACGCCAAAGCTGGCACCGTCATTGCCCGCCAGGGGGACCAG GATGTGAGCCTGCACTTCGTGCTTTGGGGCTGCCTGCATGTATACCAGCGCATGATCGACAAGGCGGAGGACGTGTGTCTGTTCGTGGCACAGCCAGGGGAGCTGGTGGGGCAGCTGGCGGTGCTCACCGGGGAACCCCTCATCTTCACACTGCGTGCCCAGCGAGACTGCACCTTCCTGCGCATCTCCAAGTCCGACTTTTATGA GATCATGCGTGCACAGCCCAGTGTGGTGCTGAGCGCTGCGCACACGGTGGCCGCGAGGATGTCGCCCTTTGTGCGCCAGATGGACTTTGCCATAGACTGGACGGCGGTGGAGGCCGGACGAGCGTTGTACAG GCAGGGTGACCGCTCTGACTGCACCTACATAGTGCTCAATGGGCGGCTGCGCAGCGTCATCCAGCGTGGCAGCGGCAAGAAGGAGCTGGTGGGGGAGTATGGCCGTGGGGACCTCATCGGAGTG GTTGAGGCGCTGACCCGGCAGCCGAGAGCCACGACGGTGCACGCAGTGCGCGACACAGAGCTGGCCAAGCTCCCAGAGGGCACCTTGGGCCACATCAAACGTCGGTACCCGCAG GTTGTAACTCGCCTTATCCACCTGTTAAGCCAGAAAATCCTAGGGAATTTGCAGCAGCTGCAAGGACCCTTCCCAG CAGGCTCCGGGCTGGGTGTCCCCCCACACTCGGAACTCACCAACCCAGCCAGCAACCTGTCTACGGTGGCCGTCCTGCCTGTGTGTGCTGAGGTGCCCATGATGGCCTTCACACTGGAGCTCCAGCACGCTCTGCAAGCCATTG GTCCCACACTCCTCCTCAACAGTGACATCATCCGGGCACGCCTGGGAGCCTCTGCGCTGGATAG CATCCAAGAGTTCCGCCTGTCAGGGTGGCTGGCGCAGCAGGAGGATGCGCACCGCATAGTGCTCTACCAGACAGACGCTTCACTGACGCCCTGGACCGTGCGCTGCCTGCGTCAGGCTGACTGTATTCTCATTGTGGGCCTGGGCGACCAGGAGCCCACTCTCGGCCAG CTGGAACAGATGCTTGAGAACACTGCAGTGCGAGCCCTCAAGCAGCTTGTGCTGCTGCACCGTGAGGAGGGCTCCGGCCCCACGCGCACGGTGGAGTGGCTCAACATGCGCAGCTGGTGCTCGGGGCACCTGCATCTGCGCTGTCCGCGCCGACTCTTCTCCCGCCGCAGCCCTGCCAAGCTG CATGAGCTCTATGAGAAGGTTTTCTCCAAGCGAGCAGACCGGCACAGCGACTTCTCCCGGTTGGCGCGGGTGCTCACAGGAAACACCATTGCCCTGGTATTGGGCGGGGGTGGAGCCAG AGGCTGCTCACatattggggtgctgaaggcacTAGAGGAGGCAGGAGTACCAGTTGACCTTGTGGGTGGCACATCCATCGGCTCCTTCATTGGGGCTCTGTACGCAGAGGAGCGCAGTGCCAGCCGCACTAAGCAACGAGCCCGGGAATGGGCCAAG AGCATGACTTCAGTGCTGGAGCCCGTGTTGGACCTCACGTACCCCGTCACCTCCATGTTCACCGGTTCGGCCTTTAACCGCAGCATCCACCGTGTCTTCCAAGATAAGCAGATTGAG GACCTGTGGCTGCCGTACTTCAACGTGACCACAGACATCACCGCCTCAGCCATGCGTGTCCACAAAGATG GCTGCGTTTGGCGTTACGTCCGAGCCAGTGCCTCCTACTGCCCCTACCTGCCCCCACTCTGCGACCCCAAGGACGGGCACCTGCTGGTGGACGGGTGCTACGTTAACAACGTGCCAG CGGACATCGCCCGCAGCATGGGTGCCAAAACAGTCATCGCCATCGACGTGGGGAGCCAGGACGAGACAGACCTCAGTACCTATGGGGACAGCCTGTCTGGCTGGTGGCTGCTGTGGAAGCGGCTGAACCCCTGGGCAGACAAGGTGAAGGTTCCAGACATGGCAGAGATCCAGTCCCGCCTGGCGTATGTGTCCTGTGTGCGGCAGCTTGAGGTCGTCAAGTCCAGCTCCTACTGCGAGTACCTGCGCCCACCCATTGACTGCTTCAAGACCATGGACTTCGGGAAATTCGACCAGATCTAT GATGTGGGCTACCAGTACGGGAAGGCCGTGTTTGGAGGCTGGAGCCGGGGCGATGTCATCGAGAAGATGCTAACAGACCGGCGCTCTACAGACCTCAACGAGAGCCGCCGTGCCGAC GTGCTGGCCTTCCCAAGCTCTGGCTTCACTGACTTGGCGGAGATCGTGTCGCGGATTGAGCCCCCCACCAGCTACGTCTCCGACGGCTGTGCTGACG GGGAGGAGTCGGACTGCCTGACGGAGTACGAGGAGGACGCGGGCCCCGACTGCTCCAGGGACGAAGGCGGCTCCCCCGAGGGCGCGAGCCCCAGCACTGCCTCGGAGATG gaggaggagaagacagCCCTCCGGCACCGGCGCTTCCTGCCCCAGGAGCCTCCCAGCTCAGCTGCAGACACTTGA
- the Pnpla6 gene encoding patatin-like phospholipase domain-containing protein 6 isoform X7 yields the protein MEKPPEPEDSGLSDLLPSLKQSMEAPLQTGMVLGVMIGAGVAVLVTAVLILLVVRRLRVPKTPAPEGPRYRFRKRDKVLFYGRKIMRKVSQSTSSLVDASVSTTSRPRMKKKLKMLNIAKKILRIQKETPTLQRKEPPPAVLEADLTEGDLANSHLPSEVLYMLKNVRVLGHFEKPLFLELCRHMVFQRLGQGDYVFRPGQPDASIYVVQDGLLELCLPGPDGKECVVKEVVPGDSVNSLLSILDVITGHQHPQRTVSARAARDSTVLRLPVEAFSAVFTKYPESLVRVVQIIMVRLQRVTFLALHNYLGLTNELFSHEIQPLRLFPSPGLPSRTSPVRGSKRMISTSATEEPRETPGRPPDPTGSSLPGPIGDPTKPTSLEAPPAPLLSRCISMPVDISGLQGGPRSDFDMAYERGRISVSLQEEASGGPQAAPARTPTQEPREQPAGACEYSYCEDESASGGCPFGPYQGRQTSSIFEAAKRELAKLMRIEDPSLLNSRVLLHHAKAGTVIARQGDQDVSLHFVLWGCLHVYQRMIDKAEDVCLFVAQPGELVGQLAVLTGEPLIFTLRAQRDCTFLRISKSDFYEIMRAQPSVVLSAAHTVAARMSPFVRQMDFAIDWTAVEAGRALYRQGDRSDCTYIVLNGRLRSVIQRGSGKKELVGEYGRGDLIGVVEALTRQPRATTVHAVRDTELAKLPEGTLGHIKRRYPQVVTRLIHLLSQKILGNLQQLQGPFPGSGLGVPPHSELTNPASNLSTVAVLPVCAEVPMMAFTLELQHALQAIGPTLLLNSDIIRARLGASALDSIQEFRLSGWLAQQEDAHRIVLYQTDASLTPWTVRCLRQADCILIVGLGDQEPTLGQLEQMLENTAVRALKQLVLLHREEGSGPTRTVEWLNMRSWCSGHLHLRCPRRLFSRRSPAKLHELYEKVFSKRADRHSDFSRLARVLTGNTIALVLGGGGARGCSHIGVLKALEEAGVPVDLVGGTSIGSFIGALYAEERSASRTKQRAREWAKSMTSVLEPVLDLTYPVTSMFTGSAFNRSIHRVFQDKQIEDLWLPYFNVTTDITASAMRVHKDGCVWRYVRASASYCPYLPPLCDPKDGHLLVDGCYVNNVPADIARSMGAKTVIAIDVGSQDETDLSTYGDSLSGWWLLWKRLNPWADKVKVPDMAEIQSRLAYVSCVRQLEVVKSSSYCEYLRPPIDCFKTMDFGKFDQIYDVGYQYGKAVFGGWSRGDVIEKMLTDRRSTDLNESRRADVLAFPSSGFTDLAEIVSRIEPPTSYVSDGCADGEESDCLTEYEEDAGPDCSRDEGGSPEGASPSTASEMEEEKTALRHRRFLPQEPPSSAADT from the exons ATGGAGAAGCCACCCGAGCCGGAG GACTCTGGGCTCTCAGACTTGCTGCCCAGCCTGAAGCAGTCAATGGAGGCCCCGCTGCAAACTGGAATG GTGCTGGGCGTGATGATCGGGGCCGGAGTGGCGGTGCTGGTCACGGCCGTGCTCATCCTCCTGGTGGTGCGGAGGCTGCGAGTGCCGA AAACCCCAGCCCCCGAAGGCCCCCGGTATCGGTTCCGGAAGAGGGACAAAGTGCTTTTCTATGGCCGGAAGATTATGCGGAAG GTGTCACAATCCACTTCCTCCCTGGTGGACGCCTCTGTCTCCACCACTTCCCGTCCCCGTATGAAGAAGAAACTTAAGATGCTCAACATTGCCAAGAA GATCCTGCGTATCCAGAAGGAGACACCAACACTTCAGCGGAAGGAGCCCCCGCCCGCAGTGCTGGAGGCTGACCTGACTGAGGGTGACCTGGCCAACTCCCACCTGCCCTCCGAGGTGCTATACATGCTCAAGAATGTCCG GGTGCTGGGCCACTTTGAGAAGCCACTCTTCCTGGAGCTGTGCCGGCACATGGTCTTCCAGCGGCTCGGCCAGGGGGACTATGTCTTTCGGCCAGGCCAGCCGGATGCCAGCATCTACGTGGTGCAGGATGGGCTGCTGGAGCTCTGCCTGCCAGGGCCT GATGGGAAGGAGTGTGTCGTGAAGGAAGTGGTCCCTGGAGACAGTGTCAACAGCCTCCTGAGCATCCTGGATGTCATCACT GGTCACCAGCATCCCCAGCGGACCGTGTCTGCCCGGGCAGCCCGTGACTCCACCGTGCTTCGGCTGCCTGTGGAGGCCTTCTCTGCCGTCTTCACCAAGTACCCCGAGAGCTTGGTGCGAGTGGTGCAG ATCATCATGGTAAGACTGCAGAGAGTCACCTTCCTGGCGCTTCACAACTACCTGGGTCTGACCAATGAGCTCTTCAGTCAC GAGATCCAGCCCTTACGCCTGTTCCCTAGCCCTGGCCTCCCAAGCCGCACCAGCCCAGTGCGTGGCTCCAAGAGGATGATCAGCACATCAGCTACCGAGGAGCCACGGGAGACCCCTGGCCGGCCGCCTGACCCCACTGGGTCCTCACTGCCTGGACCTATAG GGGACCCCACGAAGCCCACATCCTTGGAagcacccccagcccctctgctgagTCGCTGCATCTCCATGCCAGTGGACATCTCAG GCTTGCAGGGCGGCCCCCGCTCTGACTTCGACATGGCATATGAACGTGGCCGGATCTCTGTGTCCCTGCAAGAAGAGGCCTCTGGGGGGCCCCAGGCAGCCCCTGCTCGG ACCCCAACTCAGGAGCCCCGGGAGCAGCCAGCGGGCGCCTGTGAGTACAGCTACTGTGAGGACGAGTCAGCCAGCGGTGGCTGCCCCTTCGGGCCCTACCAGGGCCGCCAGACAAGCAGCATCTTTGAAGCGGCAAAGCGGGAACTGGCCAAGCTGATGCGGATTGAG gacCCCTCCCTCCTCAATAGCCGAGTTTTGCTGCATCACGCCAAAGCTGGCACCGTCATTGCCCGCCAGGGGGACCAG GATGTGAGCCTGCACTTCGTGCTTTGGGGCTGCCTGCATGTATACCAGCGCATGATCGACAAGGCGGAGGACGTGTGTCTGTTCGTGGCACAGCCAGGGGAGCTGGTGGGGCAGCTGGCGGTGCTCACCGGGGAACCCCTCATCTTCACACTGCGTGCCCAGCGAGACTGCACCTTCCTGCGCATCTCCAAGTCCGACTTTTATGA GATCATGCGTGCACAGCCCAGTGTGGTGCTGAGCGCTGCGCACACGGTGGCCGCGAGGATGTCGCCCTTTGTGCGCCAGATGGACTTTGCCATAGACTGGACGGCGGTGGAGGCCGGACGAGCGTTGTACAG GCAGGGTGACCGCTCTGACTGCACCTACATAGTGCTCAATGGGCGGCTGCGCAGCGTCATCCAGCGTGGCAGCGGCAAGAAGGAGCTGGTGGGGGAGTATGGCCGTGGGGACCTCATCGGAGTG GTTGAGGCGCTGACCCGGCAGCCGAGAGCCACGACGGTGCACGCAGTGCGCGACACAGAGCTGGCCAAGCTCCCAGAGGGCACCTTGGGCCACATCAAACGTCGGTACCCGCAG GTTGTAACTCGCCTTATCCACCTGTTAAGCCAGAAAATCCTAGGGAATTTGCAGCAGCTGCAAGGACCCTTCCCAG GCTCCGGGCTGGGTGTCCCCCCACACTCGGAACTCACCAACCCAGCCAGCAACCTGTCTACGGTGGCCGTCCTGCCTGTGTGTGCTGAGGTGCCCATGATGGCCTTCACACTGGAGCTCCAGCACGCTCTGCAAGCCATTG GTCCCACACTCCTCCTCAACAGTGACATCATCCGGGCACGCCTGGGAGCCTCTGCGCTGGATAG CATCCAAGAGTTCCGCCTGTCAGGGTGGCTGGCGCAGCAGGAGGATGCGCACCGCATAGTGCTCTACCAGACAGACGCTTCACTGACGCCCTGGACCGTGCGCTGCCTGCGTCAGGCTGACTGTATTCTCATTGTGGGCCTGGGCGACCAGGAGCCCACTCTCGGCCAG CTGGAACAGATGCTTGAGAACACTGCAGTGCGAGCCCTCAAGCAGCTTGTGCTGCTGCACCGTGAGGAGGGCTCCGGCCCCACGCGCACGGTGGAGTGGCTCAACATGCGCAGCTGGTGCTCGGGGCACCTGCATCTGCGCTGTCCGCGCCGACTCTTCTCCCGCCGCAGCCCTGCCAAGCTG CATGAGCTCTATGAGAAGGTTTTCTCCAAGCGAGCAGACCGGCACAGCGACTTCTCCCGGTTGGCGCGGGTGCTCACAGGAAACACCATTGCCCTGGTATTGGGCGGGGGTGGAGCCAG AGGCTGCTCACatattggggtgctgaaggcacTAGAGGAGGCAGGAGTACCAGTTGACCTTGTGGGTGGCACATCCATCGGCTCCTTCATTGGGGCTCTGTACGCAGAGGAGCGCAGTGCCAGCCGCACTAAGCAACGAGCCCGGGAATGGGCCAAG AGCATGACTTCAGTGCTGGAGCCCGTGTTGGACCTCACGTACCCCGTCACCTCCATGTTCACCGGTTCGGCCTTTAACCGCAGCATCCACCGTGTCTTCCAAGATAAGCAGATTGAG GACCTGTGGCTGCCGTACTTCAACGTGACCACAGACATCACCGCCTCAGCCATGCGTGTCCACAAAGATG GCTGCGTTTGGCGTTACGTCCGAGCCAGTGCCTCCTACTGCCCCTACCTGCCCCCACTCTGCGACCCCAAGGACGGGCACCTGCTGGTGGACGGGTGCTACGTTAACAACGTGCCAG CGGACATCGCCCGCAGCATGGGTGCCAAAACAGTCATCGCCATCGACGTGGGGAGCCAGGACGAGACAGACCTCAGTACCTATGGGGACAGCCTGTCTGGCTGGTGGCTGCTGTGGAAGCGGCTGAACCCCTGGGCAGACAAGGTGAAGGTTCCAGACATGGCAGAGATCCAGTCCCGCCTGGCGTATGTGTCCTGTGTGCGGCAGCTTGAGGTCGTCAAGTCCAGCTCCTACTGCGAGTACCTGCGCCCACCCATTGACTGCTTCAAGACCATGGACTTCGGGAAATTCGACCAGATCTAT GATGTGGGCTACCAGTACGGGAAGGCCGTGTTTGGAGGCTGGAGCCGGGGCGATGTCATCGAGAAGATGCTAACAGACCGGCGCTCTACAGACCTCAACGAGAGCCGCCGTGCCGAC GTGCTGGCCTTCCCAAGCTCTGGCTTCACTGACTTGGCGGAGATCGTGTCGCGGATTGAGCCCCCCACCAGCTACGTCTCCGACGGCTGTGCTGACG GGGAGGAGTCGGACTGCCTGACGGAGTACGAGGAGGACGCGGGCCCCGACTGCTCCAGGGACGAAGGCGGCTCCCCCGAGGGCGCGAGCCCCAGCACTGCCTCGGAGATG gaggaggagaagacagCCCTCCGGCACCGGCGCTTCCTGCCCCAGGAGCCTCCCAGCTCAGCTGCAGACACTTGA